The Salvelinus sp. IW2-2015 linkage group LG6.2, ASM291031v2, whole genome shotgun sequence genome window below encodes:
- the lg6.2hxorf65 gene encoding uncharacterized protein CXorf65 homolog: MFICIKHGDNEQFLANTNCPVVLLLQYMRAKMGLPETELVDLCDDRGALKLLFLSQQPQECASRLLPPRCSLTFCIVNRNPKDGAYISITPLVANPDPALLETLQTQTDSLERARLRQLRSQEDRRATEAPSQTQPTQTAKGRGRTVHMDTPDDEPSNRRTGGRRSRN; the protein is encoded by the exons ATGTTCATCTGTATTAAACATGGAG ACAATGAGCAGTTTCTGGCCAACACCAACTGCCCCGTGGTTCTCCTGCTGCAGTACATGAGAGCTAAGATGGGCCTGCCGGAGACAG AGCTGGTGGATCTGTGTGATGACCGTGGGGCTCTGAAGCTTCTCTTTCTGTCCCAGCAGCCTCAGGAGTGTGCCAGCCGACTACTTCCTCCCCGCTGCTCCCTCACATTCTGCATTGTTAATC GAAACCCAAAGGATGGTGCCTATATTTCCATCACCCCCTTAGTGGCCAACCCAGACCCTGCACTTCTGG AGACCCTGCAGACTCAGACTGACAGCCTGGAGAGGGCTCGTCTCAGACAGCTCCGCTCTCAGGAGGACCGCAGAGCCACGGAGGCGCCCTCTCAGACCCAACCCACACAaacc GCTAAGGGCCGGGGCCGTACAGTACATATGGACACCCCTGATGATGAACCCTCCAATCGCCGGACTGGAGGCAGGAGGAGCAGGAACTGA